One part of the Solanum dulcamara chromosome 8, daSolDulc1.2, whole genome shotgun sequence genome encodes these proteins:
- the LOC129899673 gene encoding COP9 signalosome complex subunit 5a-like, with protein MDALNSYASSAAMAQQTWELENSIVTVDAPSGSTPENSSSDAIFHYDDAAQTKFQRDKPWASDPHYFKRVKICALALLKMVVHARSGGTIEVMGLMQGKTDGDAIIVMDAFALPVEGTETRVNAQADAYEYMVEYSQTNKQAGRLENVVGWYHSHPGYGCWLSGIDVTTQMLNQQYQEPFLAVVIDPTRTVSAGKVEIGAFRTYPEGYKPPDDPISEYQTIPLNKIEDFGVHCKQYYSLDITYFKSSLDCHLLDLLWNKYWVNTLSSSPLLGNGDYVAGQISDLAEKLEQAENQLSNSRFGSLMAPPQRKKEEESQLAKITRDSAKITVEQVHGLMSQVIKDILFNSVGQSGKSQTEPSGPLPMIES; from the exons ATGGACGCTCTAAATTCTTACGCATCATCGGCGGCGATGGCGCAACAAACCTGGGAGTTGGAGAACAGCATCGTGACAGTAGACGCGCCGTCGGGGTCGACTCCGGAAAACTCCTCGTCGGACGCCATATTCCACTACGACGATGCGGCACAGACCAAGTTCCAGCGGGATAAGCCGTGGGCGAGTGACCCTCACTACTTCAAGCGCGTGAAGATCTGTGCTCTCGCTCTTCTCAAGATGGTTGTTCACGCGCGTTCCGGAGGTACAATTGAGGTCATGGGACTCATGCAGGGTAAGACTGACGGTGATGCAATTATTGTTATGGACGCTTTTGCCCTCCCCGTTGAAGGCACTGAAACTAGGGTTAATGCTCAAGCTGATGCGTATGAATATATGGTCGAATATTCGCAGACCAACAAGCAG GCTGGTCGTTTGGAAAATGTGGTTGGGTGGTACCATTCCCATCCTGGTTATGGATGTTGGCTCTCTGGCATTGATGTAACTACACAAATGCTTAACCAGCAATATCAGGAGCCCTTTCTTGCAGTTGTTATTGATCCAACAAGAACTGTTTCTGCTGGAAAAGTTGAGATTGGTGCCTTTCGAACATATCCTGAAGGATATAAGCCTCCAGATGACCCCATCTCAGAGTACCAGACCATTCCTTTGAACAAAATTGAAGACTTTGGAGTACATTGCAAGCAG TATTATTCATTGGATATTACATATTTTAAGTCTTCTCTCGATTGCCATCTCTTGGACCTACTATGGAACAAGTATTGGGTGAACAcactttcttcttctcctttgcTTGGAAATGGAGACTATGTTGCTGGACAGATATCTGATCTAG CTGAAAAGTTGGAGCAAGCTGAAAATCAGCTGTCTAATTCACGTTTTGGGTCCTTAATGGCACCCCCTCAAAGGAAGAAGgag GAAGAATCTCAGCTTGCGAAGATTACACGTGATAGTGCTAAGATTACTGTGGAGCAAGTTCATGGCTTAATGTCACAG GTTATTAAAGACATTCTTTTCAATAGTGTTGGTCAGTCAGGCAAGTCACAGACAGAACCCTCTGGTCCCTTGCCCATGATCGAAAGCTGA
- the LOC129899653 gene encoding uncharacterized protein LOC129899653 isoform X2 — protein sequence MDLHLSEREQKLMERLKPPGDTSLPESLLREDDLHYENIRTSVAKAFGVHKGERTCHGAPATLLSNSAENLRGIYSMLDKMNNTGLSCIAETVTGGSITFEKTNWQMRRIIKQFLPKILHKHDDSSQSRIKQISQLLKDPQNFRVNHGASCSTSESFRSSAIYVLGRLEELSLLTLSKMHRNLRDVTGYIPILQPPRICWNIGSLVEQIRRTSLKMLSDYEEGDEPPEPLAKALSVAALMLKPELNYCPSQSFFRKLSPDVEALQNDIAKAIRILDDKTKVSFAELGNLPLVLDSNGKAARRSVRLRVSVKKLLTEYLLECSDLQSTPESLLESLAIINKTYRHAYSKTYSNKEVEEEVECVLTISAQIKQIVWDLLIECDVSEHFANAYMENAEESYYEGGDEDEHLSDLPQNCKSDPNVSYSQAESVGEINQSDFKSPITSSRDDGLSSLLSPEHKLSVKVESMYTDGVDSIHSNWFENSSSFLESKASEVANSMNGKDNHLGSTGQQERRDSCSSMSTRDQNSFAIHFSPNRGSGRNDMEEKGTARDLGCTPPKFTSTECSEEKNVSLHRQNMSRNQYLLIQEGSDETSMVAYSLVGCILNKFAQLDGLQLFEDDVSYLQGNTSDPKFFEVLKNRRSSCGETTNFIMLHALEEIIPSFANSSKEQLKELLGVK from the exons GAGTTTACCTGAATCATTGCTTAGAGAAGATGAT TTACATTATGAGAACATTCGAACTTCTGTTGCAAAGGCATTTGGAGTGCATAAGGGTGAAAGGACATGTCATGGTGCGCCAGCCACATTGCTCTCCAATTCAGCTGAGAATTTGAGAGGCATATATTCCATGCTTGATAAGATGAACAACACGGGGTTATCCTGTATTGCAGAGACTGTAACTGGCGGCTCAATTACTTTTGAGAAAACCAATTGGCAAATGAGAAGGATAATCAAGCAATTTCTTCCCAAAATTCTCCATAAGCATGATGATTCCAGTCAAAGTCGAATTAAACAAATTTCTCAACTCCTCAAAGATCCTCAAAACTTTCGTGTTAATCATGGGGCTTCTTGTTCTACTTCAGAATCCTTTCGCAGTTCTGCTATTTATGTTCTGGGTAGACTTGAGGAGTTGTCTCTTCTAACTTTGAGTAAAATGCATAGGAATCTGAGGGATGTCACAGGTTACATCCCTATTCTGCAGCCTCCTAGAATATGTTGGAATATTGGAAGTTTAGTTGAACAAATTAGGAGAACTTCATTAAAAATGTTATCAGACTATGAAGAAGGGGATGAACCACCAGAACCCCTGGCTAAGGCTTTGTCTGTAGCAGCTTTAATGCTAAAACCAGAACTTAATTATTGTCCCTCTCAGAGTTTTTTCCGAAAACTTTCACCAGATGTAGAAGCATTGCAGAATGATATAGCAAAAGCAATCAGGATTCTAGATGATAAAACAAAAGTAAGTTTTGCAGAGCTGGGAAATTTGCCTCTTGTGCTGGATTCTAATGGTAAAGCTGCCAGAAGAAGTGTTCGTTTGCGTGTAAGCGTGAAGAAACTGTTGACTGAATATCTTCTCGAATGCAGCGACTTGCAGTCTACCCCTGAAAGTTTGCTAGAAAGTCTAGCAATTATTAACAAAacatataggcatgcatatagcAAAACTTACTCAAACAAGGAGGTAGAGGAAGAAGTAGAATGTGTGCTGACTATTAGTGCTCAGATAAAACAAATTGTTTGGGATTTACTCATTGAATGTGATGTCAGTGAACATTTTGCAAATGCTTACATGGAGAATGCAGAGGAAAGTTATTATGAAGGTGGTGATGAAGATGAACATCTTTCTGATCTTCCTCAAAATTGCAAGTCTGATCCTAATGTCTCATACAGCCAAGCAGAAAGTGTTGGCGAGATAAACCAAAGTGATTTCAAGTCACCAATCACCTCTAGCCGAGATGACGGTTTATCCTCTCTGCTTTCACCCGAACACAAGTTGAGCGTCAAGGTAGAGTCAATGTATACCGATGGAGTAGATTCAATTCATTCCAATTGGTTTGAAAATTCCTCGTCATTTTTAGAATCAAAAGCTTCTGAAGTCGCAAATAGTATGAATGGTAAAGACAACCATTTAGGAAGCACAGGCCAACAGGAAAGAAGGGATTCATGCTCATCTATGTCAACCAGAGATCAAAATAGTTTTGCTATACATTTCTCTCCTAATAGAGGATCAGGCAGGAATGATATGGAGGAAAAAGGAACTGCCAGAGACTTGGGATGCACACCACCAAAATTTACATCGACAGAGTGTTCAGAAGAAAAAAACGTATCACTTCACAGGCAAAACATGAGTAGAAATCAGTATCTTCTTATCCAGGAAGGTTCTGATGAGACAAGTATGGTTGCTTATAGTCTTGTTGGCTGTATTTTGAATAAGTTTGCTCAGCTGGATGGGTTACAGTTATTTGAGGATGATGTATCATATCTCCAAGGCAATACTTCAGATCCCAAATTTTTCGAAG TTCTCAAGAACAGGCGAAGCTCCTGTGGTGAGACCACTAACTTCATTATGCTCCATGCTCTTGAAGAGATAATTCCTTCTTTTGCAAACAG TAGTAAAGAACAACTGAAGGAGTTGTTAGGTGTGAAGTAG
- the LOC129900605 gene encoding uncharacterized protein LOC129900605 has protein sequence MEFMHRRKVAISLLLFALFVALNFTNLEGLAAAPERRLIELDYASGAKQSDDTLRIDALDSFKKYRGGFDITNKHYWSSTLFTGIYGYVIAVLWLLCGLGYGLYVLASTCCCKRKNREFKKKSTCYKHCYLWLTLSAIFLTILAITATGVVLGGNAKLRSRTVTIVDIIIDTADGALETIHTTTTALRDMNTDLAHTDICHEAAHFLIPTSRSLDRQAADIHREATTNRRLIKKSLEILYIVTTLIISLNLVAVIALTVFGILKFRRTFHLLVAVCWIFTTLCWLFFGIYFFLDNIAGDACSALESFEINPYNNSLSSILPCDELLAAQSILYEVSEGIHRVVNRVNRELSTNYGNVAQICNPFSGPPDYNYEPDQNCPSSAIRIGDLPRIIKMLTCTDRNCIGGVLISLRDFNNIEAYTTALKRILDVYPGIESLAECNRVYDSFSDILDNHCKPLKKDVHITWGGLVFLSVVMVSLVLVWTFEAHHEQNHHHDFDSSIKPHSSAAVDMIELGRVKEAKADTNPSSVR, from the exons ATGGAGTTTATGCATAGGAGGAAAGTGGCTATATCCCTCCTATTATTTGCTCTCTTCGTGGCCCTTAATTTCACTAATCTTGAAGGATTAGCAGCTGCACCAG AAAGAAGATTAATTGAATTAGATTATGCTTCAGGAGCCAAGCAATCAGATGATACATTGAGAATAGATGCTTTGGATAGTTTCAAGAAATACAGAGGAGGATTTGACATTACAAATAAACACTATTGGAGT TCCACACTTTTTACAGGTATATATGGCTATGTCATTGCAGTGTTATGGCTCTTGTGTGGCTTAGGATATGGACTATATGTTCTAGCCTCTACCTGCTGCTGTAAAAGGAAAAACAGAGAGTTTAAGAAGAAATCAACTTGTTATAAACACTGTTATCTCTGGCTTACTCTCTCAGCTATTTTCTTGACAATCTTAGCTAT AACAGCTACAGGAGTGGTACTAGGAGGGAATGCAAAGCTTCGTTCAAGAACGGTCACAATTGTGGATATTATCATTGACACAGCAGATGGGGCATTGGAGACTATACACACTACTACTACAGCCCTGAGAGATATGAACACTGACTTAGCACATACTGATATATGTCACGAGGCTGCTCATTTCCTCATTCCCACCTCTAGAAGTCTTGACAGACAGGCTGCTGATATACATAGGGAAGCCACCACGAATAGGCGTTTAATCAAGAAATCCCTTGAGATATT GTATATAGTAACTACACTGATTATTTCACTCAACTTGGTTGCTGTAATTGCTTTAACAG TATTTGGAATCCTCAAATTCAGAAGAACTTTTCACCT GCTGGTTGCAGTGTGTTGGATATTTACGACTCTGTGCTGGTTATTTTTCGGGATTTATTTCTTCCTAGACAA CATTGCTGGAGATGCATGCTCAGCTCTAGAAAGTTTCGAGATAAATCCCTACAACAATAGCTTGAGTTCAATCCTCCCCTGTGATGAACTACTTGCTGCACAATCAATCCTATATGAAGTCAGTGAAGGGATTCATCGAGTAGTGAACAGG GTAAATCGAGAGCTATCTACAAATTATGGAAATGTTGCACAAATTTGCAATCCATTCTCAGGTCCACCAGACTACAACTACGAGCCTGATCAGAACTGTCCATCTAGCGCAATCAGGATAGGAGACCTCCCTCGG ATAATCAAGATGTTGACTTGCACTGATAGAAACTGCATAGGAGGAGTCTTGATTTCACTCAGGGACTTTAATAATATAGAGGCATATACAACTGCTCTCAAAAGGATACTGGATGTGTACCCTGGAATCGAAAGCCTAGCAGAATGCAACAGAGTGTATGATTCATTCTCTGATATCCTTGATAACCATTGCAAACCATTAAAGAAAGACGTGCATATCACATGGGGAGGACTCGTTTTCCTATCAGTAGTGATGGTCTCGTTAGTCCTTGTGTGGACATTTGAAGCACACCATGAACAGAATCATCATCACGACTTTGATAGTTCTATCAAGCCTCATTCTTCTGCAGCAGTAGATATGATAGAATTAGGCAGGGTTAAAGAAGCCAAGGCTGATACTAATCCTAGTTCAGTAAGGTAA
- the LOC129899653 gene encoding uncharacterized protein LOC129899653 isoform X1, producing the protein MEAYMEDCKDLVSQLKKKDKELRLKRRWLMDLHLSEREQKLMERLKPPGDTSLPESLLREDDLHYENIRTSVAKAFGVHKGERTCHGAPATLLSNSAENLRGIYSMLDKMNNTGLSCIAETVTGGSITFEKTNWQMRRIIKQFLPKILHKHDDSSQSRIKQISQLLKDPQNFRVNHGASCSTSESFRSSAIYVLGRLEELSLLTLSKMHRNLRDVTGYIPILQPPRICWNIGSLVEQIRRTSLKMLSDYEEGDEPPEPLAKALSVAALMLKPELNYCPSQSFFRKLSPDVEALQNDIAKAIRILDDKTKVSFAELGNLPLVLDSNGKAARRSVRLRVSVKKLLTEYLLECSDLQSTPESLLESLAIINKTYRHAYSKTYSNKEVEEEVECVLTISAQIKQIVWDLLIECDVSEHFANAYMENAEESYYEGGDEDEHLSDLPQNCKSDPNVSYSQAESVGEINQSDFKSPITSSRDDGLSSLLSPEHKLSVKVESMYTDGVDSIHSNWFENSSSFLESKASEVANSMNGKDNHLGSTGQQERRDSCSSMSTRDQNSFAIHFSPNRGSGRNDMEEKGTARDLGCTPPKFTSTECSEEKNVSLHRQNMSRNQYLLIQEGSDETSMVAYSLVGCILNKFAQLDGLQLFEDDVSYLQGNTSDPKFFEVLKNRRSSCGETTNFIMLHALEEIIPSFANSSKEQLKELLGVK; encoded by the exons GAGTTTACCTGAATCATTGCTTAGAGAAGATGAT TTACATTATGAGAACATTCGAACTTCTGTTGCAAAGGCATTTGGAGTGCATAAGGGTGAAAGGACATGTCATGGTGCGCCAGCCACATTGCTCTCCAATTCAGCTGAGAATTTGAGAGGCATATATTCCATGCTTGATAAGATGAACAACACGGGGTTATCCTGTATTGCAGAGACTGTAACTGGCGGCTCAATTACTTTTGAGAAAACCAATTGGCAAATGAGAAGGATAATCAAGCAATTTCTTCCCAAAATTCTCCATAAGCATGATGATTCCAGTCAAAGTCGAATTAAACAAATTTCTCAACTCCTCAAAGATCCTCAAAACTTTCGTGTTAATCATGGGGCTTCTTGTTCTACTTCAGAATCCTTTCGCAGTTCTGCTATTTATGTTCTGGGTAGACTTGAGGAGTTGTCTCTTCTAACTTTGAGTAAAATGCATAGGAATCTGAGGGATGTCACAGGTTACATCCCTATTCTGCAGCCTCCTAGAATATGTTGGAATATTGGAAGTTTAGTTGAACAAATTAGGAGAACTTCATTAAAAATGTTATCAGACTATGAAGAAGGGGATGAACCACCAGAACCCCTGGCTAAGGCTTTGTCTGTAGCAGCTTTAATGCTAAAACCAGAACTTAATTATTGTCCCTCTCAGAGTTTTTTCCGAAAACTTTCACCAGATGTAGAAGCATTGCAGAATGATATAGCAAAAGCAATCAGGATTCTAGATGATAAAACAAAAGTAAGTTTTGCAGAGCTGGGAAATTTGCCTCTTGTGCTGGATTCTAATGGTAAAGCTGCCAGAAGAAGTGTTCGTTTGCGTGTAAGCGTGAAGAAACTGTTGACTGAATATCTTCTCGAATGCAGCGACTTGCAGTCTACCCCTGAAAGTTTGCTAGAAAGTCTAGCAATTATTAACAAAacatataggcatgcatatagcAAAACTTACTCAAACAAGGAGGTAGAGGAAGAAGTAGAATGTGTGCTGACTATTAGTGCTCAGATAAAACAAATTGTTTGGGATTTACTCATTGAATGTGATGTCAGTGAACATTTTGCAAATGCTTACATGGAGAATGCAGAGGAAAGTTATTATGAAGGTGGTGATGAAGATGAACATCTTTCTGATCTTCCTCAAAATTGCAAGTCTGATCCTAATGTCTCATACAGCCAAGCAGAAAGTGTTGGCGAGATAAACCAAAGTGATTTCAAGTCACCAATCACCTCTAGCCGAGATGACGGTTTATCCTCTCTGCTTTCACCCGAACACAAGTTGAGCGTCAAGGTAGAGTCAATGTATACCGATGGAGTAGATTCAATTCATTCCAATTGGTTTGAAAATTCCTCGTCATTTTTAGAATCAAAAGCTTCTGAAGTCGCAAATAGTATGAATGGTAAAGACAACCATTTAGGAAGCACAGGCCAACAGGAAAGAAGGGATTCATGCTCATCTATGTCAACCAGAGATCAAAATAGTTTTGCTATACATTTCTCTCCTAATAGAGGATCAGGCAGGAATGATATGGAGGAAAAAGGAACTGCCAGAGACTTGGGATGCACACCACCAAAATTTACATCGACAGAGTGTTCAGAAGAAAAAAACGTATCACTTCACAGGCAAAACATGAGTAGAAATCAGTATCTTCTTATCCAGGAAGGTTCTGATGAGACAAGTATGGTTGCTTATAGTCTTGTTGGCTGTATTTTGAATAAGTTTGCTCAGCTGGATGGGTTACAGTTATTTGAGGATGATGTATCATATCTCCAAGGCAATACTTCAGATCCCAAATTTTTCGAAG TTCTCAAGAACAGGCGAAGCTCCTGTGGTGAGACCACTAACTTCATTATGCTCCATGCTCTTGAAGAGATAATTCCTTCTTTTGCAAACAG TAGTAAAGAACAACTGAAGGAGTTGTTAGGTGTGAAGTAG
- the LOC129900413 gene encoding early nodulin-like protein 3 — MQIILILLLFVIGILVKSVNSERYIVGEGYDSRSAPYPIYYEDWGKTIKLKPGDELEFRFQKPDDLLQIAKYDYYACSPNILSRQYKDSPATVFLLVPGDYFFKSSNNTNCINGQRLYVNVAAPNED; from the exons ATGCAGATTATTCTAATTTTGCTACTTTTTGTTATTGGGATTTTAGTGAAATCAGTAAATTCTGAGAGATACATTGTTGGAGAAGGATATGATTCGCGTTCTGCTCCGTACCCTATTTACTATGAAGATTGGGGTAAAACTATCAAGTTAAAACCTGGAGATGAATTAG aGTTTAGATTCCAAAAACCAGACGATTTGCTGCAGATTGCAAAATACGACTATTATGCATGCAGTCCCAACATTCTTTCCAGGCAGTATAAAGATAGTCCAGCAACAGTATTTTTGTTGGTACCTGGAGATTATTTCTTCAAATCCAGCAACAATACAAATTGCATTAATGGCCAGAGGCTTTATGTAAATGTAGCAGCTCCAAATGAAGACTAG